A genomic stretch from Frigoribacterium sp. PvP032 includes:
- the trpB gene encoding tryptophan synthase subunit beta, which yields MALRDETGPYFGSFGGRFVPESLVAALDELDAAYKAAAVDPEFQAELAALHATYTGRPSIVTEVPRFAEHAGGARILLKREDLNHTGSHKINNVLGQALLARKLGKTRLIAETGAGQHGVATATAAALFGMSCVVYMGQVDTERQALNVARMRLLGAEVVSVTTGSRTLKDAINDAMRDWVASVDTTHYVLGTVAGPHPFPAMVRDFHKIIGEEAREQVLALTGRLPDAVTACVGGGSNAMGIFHAFLDDPSVELWGYEAGGDGVETGRHAASITLGRIGNLQGTKSYLMQDEDGQTLESHSISAGLDYPSVGPEHAWLAESGRAHYEPVTDAEAMAAFKLLTQTEGILPAIETAHALAGTIKLGQRHPDWTILVSMSGRGDKDVATASRYFGVLDEEAQQL from the coding sequence GTGGCACTGCGAGACGAGACCGGGCCGTACTTCGGCTCCTTCGGCGGACGCTTCGTCCCCGAGTCGCTGGTCGCGGCACTGGACGAGCTCGACGCCGCCTACAAGGCCGCTGCCGTCGACCCCGAGTTCCAGGCCGAGCTGGCCGCCCTGCACGCGACCTACACGGGCCGGCCGTCGATCGTCACCGAGGTGCCGCGCTTCGCCGAGCACGCCGGCGGCGCGCGCATCCTGCTCAAGCGCGAGGACCTGAACCACACCGGCTCGCACAAGATCAACAACGTGCTCGGCCAGGCGCTGCTCGCCCGCAAGCTCGGCAAGACCCGCCTCATCGCGGAGACGGGCGCGGGCCAGCACGGCGTCGCGACCGCGACCGCCGCCGCCCTGTTCGGCATGTCGTGCGTCGTCTACATGGGCCAGGTCGACACCGAGCGCCAGGCGCTCAACGTCGCCCGCATGCGCCTCCTCGGCGCCGAGGTCGTCTCGGTGACGACCGGCTCCCGCACCCTGAAGGACGCGATCAACGACGCCATGCGCGACTGGGTCGCCAGCGTCGACACGACCCACTACGTACTCGGAACGGTCGCCGGTCCGCACCCGTTCCCCGCCATGGTGCGCGACTTCCACAAGATCATCGGCGAAGAGGCGCGCGAGCAGGTCCTGGCCCTCACCGGCAGGCTGCCCGACGCCGTCACGGCCTGCGTCGGCGGCGGCTCGAACGCGATGGGCATCTTCCACGCGTTCCTCGACGACCCCTCGGTCGAGCTCTGGGGCTACGAGGCGGGCGGCGACGGCGTCGAGACGGGCCGCCACGCGGCCTCGATCACCCTGGGCCGCATCGGCAACCTGCAGGGCACGAAGTCCTACCTCATGCAAGATGAGGACGGCCAGACTCTCGAGAGCCACTCCATCTCGGCCGGCCTCGACTACCCGAGCGTCGGGCCCGAGCACGCCTGGCTCGCCGAGAGCGGGCGCGCGCACTACGAGCCCGTCACCGACGCCGAGGCCATGGCCGCGTTCAAGCTGCTGACGCAGACGGAGGGCATCCTGCCCGCGATCGAGACGGCGCACGCCCTGGCCGGCACCATCAAGCTCGGCCAGCGCCACCCCGACTGGACGATCCTCGTGTCGATGAGCGGCCGCGGCGACAAGGACGTGGCGACCGCGAGCCGCTACTTCGGGGTCCTCGACGAGGAGGCGCAGCAGCTGTGA
- the lgt gene encoding prolipoprotein diacylglyceryl transferase, producing MFVPLSIPSPSVDWQYFDLTSWINSTFGAALPGSLRIHAYAICILVGIIAAVLLTNKRLVDRGAERWVVIDVAIFAVPLGIIGGRFFHVITHPADYFSSVDRWVHVLYIWEGGLAIYGALLFGALGVWLGCRATGLRFSVFADALAPGLLVAQAFGRLGNWFNHELFGLPTDLPWGLEIESTNPAYPVGLPEGTLFHPTFLYEIIWMLAGVALLLLIERKTAMQWGRALAFYLVWYGIGRSVFESIRTDPSLLFFGIRTNVWMSFAAIVLGIAIWVVANRRHTGLLPGPYVPGRAPSDRAAEVDSRDTYTEDDEPELVTVASSDDNTETTPRS from the coding sequence GTGTTCGTTCCCCTGAGCATCCCGAGCCCCTCCGTCGACTGGCAGTACTTCGACCTGACGAGCTGGATCAACTCGACGTTCGGCGCGGCGCTGCCCGGGTCCCTCCGCATCCACGCCTACGCGATCTGCATCCTCGTCGGGATCATCGCGGCGGTCCTCCTCACGAACAAGCGCCTGGTCGACCGTGGCGCCGAGCGCTGGGTCGTCATCGACGTCGCCATCTTCGCGGTGCCGCTCGGCATCATCGGCGGTCGCTTCTTCCACGTCATCACGCACCCGGCCGACTACTTCTCGTCGGTCGACCGATGGGTGCACGTGCTCTACATCTGGGAGGGCGGGCTCGCCATCTACGGCGCCCTCCTCTTCGGCGCCCTCGGCGTCTGGCTCGGCTGCCGCGCCACCGGCCTGCGCTTCTCCGTCTTCGCCGACGCCCTCGCGCCCGGGCTCCTCGTCGCCCAGGCCTTCGGCCGGCTCGGCAACTGGTTCAACCACGAGCTGTTCGGCCTGCCGACCGACCTGCCCTGGGGCCTCGAGATCGAGTCGACCAACCCCGCCTACCCGGTGGGCCTGCCCGAGGGCACGCTGTTCCACCCGACCTTCCTCTACGAGATCATCTGGATGCTGGCCGGCGTCGCCCTCCTGCTGCTCATCGAGCGCAAGACGGCCATGCAGTGGGGCCGCGCCCTCGCGTTCTACCTGGTCTGGTACGGGATCGGCCGCTCGGTCTTCGAGTCCATCCGCACCGACCCGAGCCTCCTGTTCTTCGGCATCCGCACCAACGTCTGGATGTCCTTCGCCGCGATCGTCCTCGGCATCGCCATCTGGGTCGTCGCGAATCGTCGGCACACGGGCCTGCTGCCCGGTCCGTACGTGCCAGGGCGCGCGCCGTCCGATCGTGCGGCTGAGGTAGACTCGCGCGACACGTACACGGAGGACGACGAACCCGAGTTGGTCACCGTGGCATCATCGGACGACAACACCGAGACCACGCCACGCTCCTGA
- the trpA gene encoding tryptophan synthase subunit alpha: MTDTTSAPQTGSKVATAIRARRDAGTGALIGYLPVGFPDLATSIEAAVTLAENGVDVIELGLPYSDPVMDGPVIQAATQRALAEGFRVRDVFTAVREITARTAAPVVVMTYWNPVEQYGVRRFADDLAAAGGAGLITPDLIPDEASAWLEASEATGLDRVFLAAPSSSDARLRQSVERSRGFVYTVSTMGITGARTDVDAAAHTLVDRLRAAGVEHACVGLGISTAQQVREVLEYADGAIVGSAFVRALADGGLPRLAEVAADLSGGAAVRR; the protein is encoded by the coding sequence GTGACCGACACGACCTCCGCACCGCAGACCGGCAGCAAGGTCGCGACGGCCATCCGTGCCCGTCGCGACGCGGGCACCGGTGCCCTCATCGGCTACCTGCCCGTCGGCTTCCCCGACCTGGCGACGAGCATCGAGGCCGCCGTCACCCTGGCCGAGAACGGCGTCGACGTCATCGAGCTGGGCCTGCCCTACTCCGACCCCGTCATGGACGGGCCGGTCATCCAGGCGGCGACGCAGCGCGCCCTCGCCGAGGGCTTCCGGGTGCGCGACGTCTTCACGGCCGTCCGCGAGATCACGGCCCGCACCGCCGCTCCCGTCGTCGTCATGACCTACTGGAACCCGGTCGAGCAGTACGGTGTCCGGCGCTTCGCCGACGACCTGGCCGCGGCCGGGGGAGCAGGGCTCATCACGCCCGACCTCATCCCCGACGAGGCCTCCGCCTGGCTCGAGGCCTCAGAGGCAACCGGCCTCGACCGTGTCTTCCTCGCGGCGCCGTCCTCGAGCGACGCCCGCCTCCGCCAGTCCGTCGAGCGCAGCCGCGGCTTCGTCTACACGGTCTCGACGATGGGCATCACCGGCGCACGGACCGACGTCGACGCCGCGGCGCACACGCTCGTCGACCGGCTGCGGGCCGCGGGCGTCGAGCACGCCTGCGTGGGCCTGGGCATCTCGACCGCACAGCAGGTCCGCGAGGTGCTCGAGTACGCCGACGGGGCCATCGTCGGCTCCGCGTTCGTCCGGGCCCTCGCCGACGGCGGGCTGCCCCGCCTCGCCGAGGTCGCCGCCGACCTGTCGGGCGGCGCCGCCGTCCGTCGCTGA